In the Mytilus trossulus isolate FHL-02 chromosome 1, PNRI_Mtr1.1.1.hap1, whole genome shotgun sequence genome, one interval contains:
- the LOC134719750 gene encoding uncharacterized protein LOC134719750 — MPRGKTPNGPLPASEASNGSLVSIESRELPYFYSNFSNTDEVADYLLHKSKSKVGVFLVRPSFKNRSMLTVSVVVADKTVRHTNIVIEGTGALKKYYLVKEKKFDSVDELIRYYYDHDVKNLQKVTHVRFLYPLTPSNYQQSRSSSGGSYHTINSQGSGGGRSACVGGNDERPPLPERNHVRRGSQESFNSQMSVFTDTGSMSSGTPLFHSNSGPIPIPKGASSNSINKDGSFHSNWTLGPSGGSFPHLPSPTLPSPTDDIAKRPPPPIPQIPQSDVNPYYSEARNVDKSIKEELKKVIRDSERCDCGIPRDISDLPLGWTVHRSKDAATYGRVFFQNEAGVTSWKLPEDVNRKLTAQHQTNLKKLKVMKFDDDYLESNIPPDFLPRSPSNRSNGSGIGSDGKRFSNTQF, encoded by the exons ATGCCACGAGGGAAGACTCCAAACGGCCCATTACCTGCATCAGAGGCCAGCAATGGTAGCCTTGTCTCAATTGAAAGCAGAGAACTTCCATATTTTTATAGCAATTTCAGCAATACAGATGAG GTTGCTGACTACTTGCTCCATAAATCAAAGTCTAAAGTTGGAGTGTTTCTGGTCAGAccaagttttaaaaatagatcTATGCTAACAGTTTCTGTTGT AGTGGCAGATAAAACAGTGAGACATACAAACATTGTCATAGAAGGAACAGGTGCTTTAAAAAAGTATTACCTTGTAAAGGAAAAGAAGTTTGACAGTGTTGATGAACTCATTAGGTACTACTATGATCATGATGTGAAAAACTTGCAGAAAGTCACCCATGTACGATTTCTTTATCCACTAACACCATCCAATTATCAACAAAGTCGATCTTCTTCTGGTGGTTCTTACCATACAATTAATAGTCAGGGTTCTGGTGGGGGACGTTCAGCATGTGTAGGAGGGAATGATGAAAGACCTCCTTTGCCTGAAAGGAACCATGTACGTAGAGGAAGTCAAGAAAGTTTTAATAGTCAGATGTCTGTTTTTACTGATACAGGTTCTATGAGCTCGGGTACGCCTCTTTTTCATAGCAATAGTGGACCTATACCAATTCCTAAAGGTGCATCGAGTAATAGTATTAATAAAGATGGGTCATTCCATTCTAACTGGACATTGGGACCAAGTGGTGGATCATTTCCACATCTACCATCTCCAACTCTACCCTCACCAACTGACGATATTGCTAAACGTCCTCCACCACCAATTCCTCAAATTCCTCAAAGTGACGTAAACCCATATTATTCTGAAGCAAGGAACGTtgataaaagtataaaagaagAACTGAAAAAAGTCATACGTGACAGTGAAAGATGTGACTGTGGAATTCCAAGAGACATATCTGATTTACCACTGGGTTGGACAGTGCATCGTAGTAAAGACGCTGCCACTTATGGCAgagtattttttcaaaatgaggCTGGTGTTACAAGCTGGAAACTACCAGAAGATGTAAATCGTAAGCTGACTGCACAGCATCAGACAAAtctgaaaaaattaaaagtgatGAAATTTGATGATGATTATTTAGAAAGTAACATACCTCCTGACTTTCTTCCAAGATCACCATCAAATCGCTCAAATGGCAGTGGAATAGGATCTGATGGCAAAAGATTTTCTAATACACAATTTTGA